The Candidatus Bathyarchaeota archaeon A05DMB-5 genome includes a window with the following:
- a CDS encoding AAA family ATPase gives MLIQEVILENFMSYEYARVPFKHGVNVICGPNGSGKSSLLLAISVALGQSYTERSKKLSDLIRWGKDQARVTLILDNTRRGKNRPVQKFNKDQIFLTRVLRRDGQYWFELENRAVTKQDVERLLDKLGVDPDNMLIIMHQNMVEQFTVLSTQEKLRMVEAAVGLEPYRENVLQAQKKLTRILSQEESVSKLLESAEQTLNYWREQYDRFQEKKQLQTKRRFLEKELAWAEAAKKEETVKDLEEEIKREKDAFNQIEEETRKVKEELQVQQNTFEELKKEWKTLFAERLNLECEKARNESTITLCEQLLKEITMLENPHLQAIMKEPLPIQPKLLRSENLKELLQNSTSQLSKLNTEIKEIQLKIKSLEEETEKVSNQILDSRIKLALLQYRRENAINNLKQIENELKTARIHLNEAIEKAEQIGSRIAVIKDISEILDEIRITEGHLAALADVSEDIERMYESYSKLYLELKEKAQLVAENREKALEEVKTRMQAWRTVIQNLLDHVNLEYQKILAQAQAVGEVRLANGHDMEVAGLEILVGFKGGKPVPLDAYTQSGGERTTATMSFLLALQQHVRSPFRAVDEYDIHMDPKNRELIAKMLISTVKDADAQYIVITPSQITFAEEEANIITVQNIEGKSIIREVA, from the coding sequence ATGCTGATTCAGGAGGTCATCCTAGAAAACTTCATGAGCTACGAATATGCTAGGGTACCGTTTAAACATGGCGTAAACGTCATTTGCGGACCAAACGGTTCTGGAAAGTCCTCCCTTTTATTAGCTATCTCCGTGGCATTGGGACAATCTTATACGGAACGATCCAAGAAACTGAGCGACCTAATCCGGTGGGGAAAAGACCAAGCCCGCGTAACACTTATTCTCGATAACACGCGAAGAGGAAAGAACCGCCCAGTTCAGAAATTCAACAAAGACCAAATTTTCCTCACACGCGTTCTGCGTAGAGATGGGCAGTACTGGTTTGAACTTGAAAACAGAGCGGTTACAAAGCAGGATGTTGAGAGACTTTTAGATAAGCTGGGCGTCGACCCAGACAACATGCTCATCATCATGCACCAGAACATGGTTGAACAATTCACTGTACTTTCCACGCAAGAAAAGCTTCGCATGGTTGAAGCAGCTGTGGGGCTGGAGCCTTACCGCGAAAATGTTTTGCAAGCTCAGAAAAAGCTTACCCGCATACTAAGTCAAGAAGAATCAGTAAGTAAGCTTTTGGAATCAGCGGAGCAGACGCTTAACTATTGGCGGGAGCAATACGATAGATTCCAAGAGAAAAAACAATTGCAGACAAAAAGAAGATTCTTGGAAAAAGAACTTGCATGGGCAGAAGCTGCCAAGAAAGAGGAGACGGTCAAAGATTTAGAGGAAGAAATAAAAAGAGAAAAGGATGCTTTTAACCAGATCGAAGAAGAAACACGAAAAGTAAAAGAAGAATTGCAAGTTCAGCAGAACACGTTTGAAGAGCTCAAAAAAGAATGGAAGACACTTTTCGCTGAACGCTTAAACCTTGAATGCGAAAAGGCTCGAAACGAGTCGACAATCACGTTATGCGAACAATTATTGAAAGAAATAACTATGCTTGAAAACCCGCATCTCCAAGCGATAATGAAAGAACCGTTGCCTATCCAACCTAAGCTTCTGAGAAGCGAAAATTTGAAGGAGCTCCTGCAGAACTCCACGAGTCAACTATCAAAGTTAAACACAGAAATAAAAGAAATTCAGTTAAAAATAAAGAGCTTGGAAGAAGAAACCGAAAAAGTCAGCAATCAGATTTTGGATAGTCGCATTAAATTGGCACTGCTTCAATATCGCAGAGAAAACGCAATCAATAACTTGAAACAAATCGAGAATGAGTTAAAAACTGCACGAATTCACTTAAACGAAGCAATAGAAAAAGCAGAGCAGATTGGCTCCAGAATTGCAGTGATAAAAGACATCAGCGAAATCTTAGATGAAATCCGCATCACAGAAGGACATTTAGCCGCTCTAGCGGATGTTTCAGAAGACATAGAACGCATGTACGAGTCCTACTCAAAACTTTACTTAGAACTGAAAGAAAAGGCGCAATTAGTTGCCGAGAACCGAGAAAAGGCGTTAGAAGAAGTTAAAACACGAATGCAAGCGTGGCGAACAGTCATCCAAAACCTTCTAGACCACGTGAATCTTGAATACCAAAAAATTCTCGCTCAAGCCCAAGCAGTTGGCGAAGTTAGACTCGCTAATGGACATGACATGGAAGTTGCTGGATTAGAAATTTTAGTTGGCTTTAAAGGCGGAAAACCTGTTCCGCTGGATGCTTACACGCAGAGTGGAGGAGAAAGAACCACCGCAACAATGAGTTTCCTATTAGCTTTGCAGCAACATGTTCGCTCGCCATTCCGCGCTGTTGATGAATACGACATTCACATGGACCCAAAGAACCGAGAATTAATCGCGAAAATGCTCATTTCAACGGTCAAAGACGCTGACGCTCAATACATTGTGATTACACCAAGTCAGATAACATTTGCAGAGGAAGAAGCAAACATAATCACTGTCCAGAACATCGAAGGCAAATCGATAATCAGAGAGGTTGCCTAA
- a CDS encoding NusA-like transcription termination signal-binding factor, whose protein sequence is MTSGIKFTSTEMRYIALFESITGASVKDCIIDEEQGRVIFVVNEGQVGVAIGRGGRNIRTLERMTGKKHEIIEYSEDPAQFIKNALKPALVKEVRLTERSDGKKIAVVAVNPRDKGVAIGKNGKNAERLRFLAKRYFQIQNVSIT, encoded by the coding sequence ATGACAAGCGGAATAAAATTTACAAGCACAGAAATGCGCTATATCGCTTTGTTTGAAAGCATAACAGGCGCAAGCGTCAAAGATTGCATTATAGACGAAGAACAAGGACGTGTAATTTTTGTTGTCAACGAAGGACAAGTAGGCGTAGCCATTGGAAGAGGCGGAAGAAACATTCGTACTTTGGAAAGAATGACTGGGAAAAAACACGAAATAATTGAGTATTCAGAAGACCCTGCACAGTTCATAAAGAATGCACTTAAACCAGCTCTTGTCAAGGAAGTTCGCTTAACAGAAAGGTCGGATGGAAAGAAAATAGCAGTTGTCGCCGTTAACCCGAGAGACAAAGGTGTGGCAATAGGTAAAAATGGTAAAAACGCTGAGCGTTTACGTTTTCTCGCTAAGAGATACTTCCAAATACAGAATGTCAGCATTACCTGA
- a CDS encoding 50S ribosomal protein L30e has product MDLDKAIAAAVKTGKVVFGTNSAIQNAKTGKVKMIILASNCPSITREDIAYYCKLSNIPLITYKGSSLDLAAVCGKPFSVSALSIREPGESEILKLVEGTESEEPSGGSE; this is encoded by the coding sequence ATAGACTTGGACAAAGCAATCGCAGCGGCTGTCAAGACTGGCAAGGTAGTTTTTGGGACAAACTCTGCCATACAAAACGCGAAAACTGGCAAGGTTAAAATGATAATTTTGGCTTCAAACTGCCCCTCAATCACACGTGAAGATATAGCATACTATTGTAAACTTTCAAATATCCCATTAATAACCTACAAAGGGTCATCGCTTGATTTAGCTGCTGTCTGCGGCAAACCCTTTTCTGTTTCAGCGTTAAGTATAAGAGAGCCGGGTGAGTCAGAAATTCTCAAACTAGTGGAGGGTACTGAATCAGAAGAGCCTAGCGGAGGAAGCGAATGA